The sequence below is a genomic window from Sneathiella marina.
CTTCCCAGGCGCCGCTTTTCAGGTCTTTTTCAAGCCTGTTCAAGCCGTCCGATACGTCGCCTATGGCCCAGAAAGAAGACATGGCGGCCCGCACCCGCTCCTCCAGATACGCCGCCGGACGCCGCCAGTAGCCTGCCAGGAAACCGTCGGTACAGTCATGGGGAATGGGCATCGGTGTAATCGTCACATTGTCCAGCCAGTTCCCATAGTCGGTCAGCGGCGGCATTTGCCCCTCATCCAGTGTCACCAGCGCCGGGAAGTAATCGGCCAGCCAGAAGCCGCGAAAGGCCGGGTCATATGTCAGGAAAACAATCCTGCCCCGGGCGACACGGCGCATCTCCCGGACGCCCTTCTCCTTGTCAGACCAGTGATGAATGGTCAGCACGGCCATGGCGGCATCGAAGGAATTATCGCCAAACGGCAGGTCCTCTGCACTGGCCTGAAACACCGAAGCGGTTGACAAAGGGCGCTGCGCGATCATCTCGGCGGAGGGTTCAACCGCCGTGACCTGGCGGTTCTCCGGCTCGTACGACCCGGCCCCCGCGCCCACATTCAGAACCGTTTGCGCCGCGCCCAGGGCGTCGTCAATCTTGCGGGAAATGCGGGCATCCGGTTGCCGCAGCCGCGCGTAATTCAGGCCAATTGTATCGTATAAATCATTCATGTCTTTCGATCCCCTGTAGCGGTTTGCCTATGTGGCATAGAGGGCTTCAATGATCGGGCAATCAGGCACCTCGGGCCCCCGGCATTCCGCCACCATCTTTTCAAGGACGCGTTCGAGCTTTCTCAAATCAGTTATTTTCTGCCGAACGTCCCTTAAATGGTCTTCCGTGACGGATTTAACCTCTGAACAGCTGGGGTTGCCACCATCCACAAGGGTCAGCAAGAGGCGTATTTCGTCAATGGAAAAGCCCAATTGACGGCACCGGACAATCAGGAACAAACGCTTTACCTGTTCGGTCCCATATTGCCGATGACCCCCCGCCGTCCTGCCGGTCCGGGTCATAAGTCCGATTTTCTCGTAATAGCGGATGGTTTCGATATTGCATCCGGTGAGATGGGAGAGGGCCCCGATCCCCAAAGCTTTCATGGGAATAATTCCTTAAATTAATGCTTGTATCTGTAGTGACTACAGATTGTAACATGAGGACATGACGAATAAAAAGCTCTTCAATATTGGCCTTGCCGGAACGGTGATCACCGCCCTTTGCTGTTTCACACCTGTGCTGGTGATCCTCTTGGGGGCTGTCGGATTGTCAGCGCTTGTTGGCCTGCTGGATTACATCCTCTTGCCTGGGCTGGCCGTATTTGTGGCGATTACAGGATATGCATTATGGAAAAGACGACGCCAGACACCCCAGTAGAGATCATCCCCGTCTCGACCCTGACCTGCCCGGAATGCGGCCATTCGGAAAGTGAAACCATG
It includes:
- a CDS encoding class I SAM-dependent methyltransferase is translated as MNDLYDTIGLNYARLRQPDARISRKIDDALGAAQTVLNVGAGAGSYEPENRQVTAVEPSAEMIAQRPLSTASVFQASAEDLPFGDNSFDAAMAVLTIHHWSDKEKGVREMRRVARGRIVFLTYDPAFRGFWLADYFPALVTLDEGQMPPLTDYGNWLDNVTITPMPIPHDCTDGFLAGYWRRPAAYLEERVRAAMSSFWAIGDVSDGLNRLEKDLKSGAWEERYASLIPLDALDCGYRLITADETVRPQSF
- a CDS encoding MerR family transcriptional regulator, with the protein product MKALGIGALSHLTGCNIETIRYYEKIGLMTRTGRTAGGHRQYGTEQVKRLFLIVRCRQLGFSIDEIRLLLTLVDGGNPSCSEVKSVTEDHLRDVRQKITDLRKLERVLEKMVAECRGPEVPDCPIIEALYAT
- the merF gene encoding mercury resistance system transport protein MerF, which encodes MTNKKLFNIGLAGTVITALCCFTPVLVILLGAVGLSALVGLLDYILLPGLAVFVAITGYALWKRRRQTPQ